The following coding sequences lie in one Deltaproteobacteria bacterium IMCC39524 genomic window:
- a CDS encoding CxxxxCH/CxxCH domain-containing protein produces the protein MKVKLIVALVLVIVVSIPSLSMAHENAHYFDCSECHLSGGTLNELAGQNVCFRCHDANAPKDSPFNAGSRYNPTAAVNVPPTTTSHFDAGDASDVYNSGVLPGAQTSHHWAVATTYNSSAGSKEPNRTLYPNMYSKYNVSTGKVTCTRCHDPHGDFETNPKLLRLSSDNINPMAEDELCVACHSTFVSIGDRDNHGLMSHPIVNSAEISTYVTGNPAYNMAQVQNYNSAAPYTNSAILIEGGVSCSSCHGPHFTDSNSSTSDGPGASGGDGILLRSDGPTSLGVDRNETAQLRSNLCQSCHTYKLHGKTASTNRVGCLDCHGGHSYNDNTPSLYVLNGGWSLDAVPTRANRVFNTVKLVNFPPFTVTYNTGITWSDRTDGDANGFCEACHGDVQGGSIVAVSAQHRDIATSECTDCHDHADVNMSFTAPESQTACGECHGFPPYKNIRGDRAAEYDARDGGYAYYNALGYDYLNDGDYKPEASTPHKAHAGRDLKSDAVTPLPGSDGWYFFDGALGGGDSPCDPCHGPNSGDDILSNHKKNNAGTFNDVIFDKIATYNGVIATSTYNPGVNGSCTDIYCHSAGAPRTGDSTRNTDAGLVTTPNWNGGNSAILGKTPTDRCQTCHGNDTASMNPAGTINDNTWEVHDAHFNSVVIGTNCNICHANTAIDATTLTANATDHRAGGQHVNGVQDVVYNATILYNALAGETYDSNGDGTCSVYCHDATSTTLPAGNGLSADWDVAGAMECDSCHGGRPLLDGTVISSGTHTRHVSDPLGPQLDCSDCHDTGADTGTNAGHIDGLLTLNSALLGVHGDGTLVSDTADICLNCHGYDGEAGEVMPKWSDPNTTDCATCHAGSACGGTFDGQSPPLMPWARTGGHDRKDADNGAYPSGYRAAEADCLTCHVDDSPNHWDRTSYASSADELDLLLLYNTAGFAPAPYVGQEDQYCANCHGDAPSRNHPTHVAQNADNQNMATHKGKKCVACHNVHGEEFNLTMIWSSPSDQIPHDQTSTGKYAAGNVVFTNRTDFTGGNQNSYDEDDNWPDGVDNVAILESNADDICAVCHSVAAGIDHNNIDNISSNSSHASLPDQLGTDCFECHLAHNSADPTDVFKPGAGTSCTGCHGYPPPIGAHLLHSATTNDDGTDDRSDCAYCHGADVLSYTYAVGEFNHNVSRAYRQDVLNTTIGFNNAATLTDNTDDTCTNACHNTDLSDGTWAGDANGLDCDKCHYYSNSPSGPANDNHGSVGDGRAESISLSHSEHFEAGKVCGDCHDMTSSEYNSGILGNSIPGPLAHINFNSGVIDSIAYYNGAALAEPNEAGFDEGGGVRDVLPALGYDDLNTCSSATTGCHATGAAEWYTPIDDGNAGCLQCHTDTLDTNFNPTSGLHNNTAPLTVTGNAHDGSFYNGSTLAVPADCVTCHTTDPSSGHMDGNLLGTQAVIDLAIGYNATNLTCNTSCHLADKNGTSWAYKWSLTAYSNAGDGAECQNCHGVWDDFRAGVNHRGQVLATDPQPKNTHGNGTLGCKDCHALQAATGYTYTPLTADWNDNDPGQTGLTAETSNHGDGLITLNYNGFTFGRDGGTLSGCLPCHSPQYDGINPGQFSFTTTSWPLDQVLGDTLASTCYQCHGGQHTGPAQNSFWPYGDGNEQNNAEDNNSGAHNTHILELARVVYPSDVGANDTEMITNLLTDNTLHPGTSEEKQKELCSYCHVTPNLVGDSGHNDGLPADVNNNNFYFMVGKTLDGDGVYYNSSAIVSLQDTCASIDCHFNKDTINDVYGWYDGNDGDCIMCHVDVTDGSVVDSNGGTHVAHMNSAVLGTTANFGMTIACSDCHGPGTVSWDSNAPTTSDGVAPTSNHIDGTFAVEGGDKIDGSTYVYTTDVGCGTNYCHNDGNGGAPAYDTSPDYRWGVGLTDCDICHADPPAATAAHTDHMTSTTYVPGGCGECHTAADDIKHIDTKVDFGGAITDPLNNSGWDNTCTNNCHASALGGTLWSSTTVVNCVDCHAGTFVGGNNWRGITGKNYNSVSGLHATTASNVTSHGENPPDIYCVDCHLDYDAAPPSHVDTVWEDDLTSNGETRFLNSATMTYGEQAPNSSTCSGTGTALGSCHSDGGNWFRLWSTDADVDYVASPDPSQAVCNVCHGTYSSIANSTGWREGTVHFRSGSGANELKGDGSHTPDDPNQCEACHGYDSAISHEVANTITFSGSGTTFTLASGATGWYCTNCHDDRSAEVAYNTGTHTFLDSLAFPASINYVAGTETPEGGCTSCHGQDESWPLLASRDEADWPNRDGKHTEHVHAIAAHMGADNATNRDNTCNYCHENHGGSGPTHDDSALGYPDYMPSADWAFTDMFGVDDTDVIVNYANRGSTAVAPYEEVTCTNVNCHFSNSYTPQWYDDVYGPEQITDLTSHLGDIPGRIKLTWTSPGGDTNYPNTTAYKYDVRYSDDGGSVDWSADYNSATNFVGGLPITYLRGEATELMVDNLDPAKSYRFEIKAQDTAGNWSPVSNTATDVLSPAADQVAPDFYGIDSVKRGDEGGALNLWWTNAEDHSMYNMATLAMKPITYDIWWRDENVDGDLDMDNPTHGPQVTGFTGTAYEIEGLVNQDTYQVGVRACDAETPKNCDDNTIIVKGTPTKVPDTPLSIDIYTSEGSLVMPIDGIPAGSPTGPTAFGEGAAGITFYAPAAGAETRYYVDSFSAYIDPGNTSQTIYAQAGVWTGSSFVSGGAMGQSAFSKRSPKLATFKIADTGGVIVPNGQSIAVRLTTETSSGNTANVEYGSGTTGGSATIGSRFINTVPAAVTGAAQLNPGEAIVQISWTPGLLDSDGLDNATEDPIHFDVYGTDTGGAPYEYVIAEELDFATNNIEWNTQADGITGGTLGVLIRAGDGYEHTPVEIPVLPQTTADPWDYVAPDKITDLSVRSRPKSGTVTLRWTTPGDDTYNNGRASAFDIRYLDSDIALTDYNSATVFKRSPAPDFGGHINELEVTGLLPDTPYWFAMKTMDEAGNLSEKSNIVGPVNGGPRCGMCHTTGPSVVESEGNHKLHGYTLNDCTKCHGAVSANYGLDHQDGQLTMGYLQDGPVTPTINGAIITYYNASGVIMYQDTDGFGGFGDGSYNSVGVGIDDGGCFNFGSQGLFGCHGLAGEDPDGAGSQYPLYNTPIWLKSANLDCGRCHGNPNRTTDLYGRDYDSTVLYNAVQDQIIGSPGADNRGGWDYNSANVDERKHIGQHEKHLNYSFRFSKGDSCNLCHPGHYDLSQVEELDGKHGDMIVDVELDTIAAGPDAYYAEGTTGVAGSCGNMDAYRCHPYDETPLWDNQDNFPCIGCHTMGGVDNIYNIGHLSDEVGSLVVDPLEQNSYEGNPGNCTWCHFAGHPRDDVNGTALILPNNALVGVNYASEGIHLRKQPGGTGGGHSVYQTQAELCWGCHDAQTDQVSEWYADDGPGGTPNNNLNTVSLTAGDSNYNYGYLNQLNWIGATWTSDKFAYKTGLIMSTHSTNTGGTSLVYNSIINDTNNGNTSIDVWSEDLDTVGNLQCHNCHDVHDMNFAENDKMNGPPYLRGSWVRNPYPEDGAPQSGTDFSAGQTNNNYGAVPRAGSGYNQSGGFQIDQNNPDATKGLSLSNSAGICTLCHGTVVNTMDYTSDNGGDGLWMTAGKNGHSNSALGGTPATSGEASDILNFTNAGGRHTISGTPPPELTANYADPQNPSMGYQSVNIADGATNRQVDGFRSVYKGTYGWLIEPKIDANYAYASYSWGATQDNGTINQGYHSFTCSKCHNPHASRLPKLLITNCLDTKQNSWDDGKVISGTSGGETLSPNADNNNKSFSNLTSAQNCHRLGDPAQNGGQGGTGGGWNLVTPRPKML, from the coding sequence TCTCGATGCCGTGCCGACTCGTGCCAACCGGGTCTTCAACACGGTGAAGCTGGTCAATTTTCCTCCTTTTACAGTCACATATAACACCGGTATTACTTGGTCAGACAGGACTGACGGAGACGCTAACGGTTTCTGCGAAGCCTGCCACGGTGATGTTCAAGGTGGTAGCATAGTCGCTGTTTCAGCCCAACACCGTGATATCGCGACTTCTGAATGTACTGATTGTCATGACCATGCCGATGTCAACATGAGCTTTACGGCGCCAGAATCACAAACGGCCTGCGGCGAATGCCACGGTTTCCCGCCCTATAAAAATATCCGTGGTGATCGTGCCGCAGAATATGATGCCAGAGACGGTGGCTATGCCTACTACAATGCGCTCGGTTACGATTACCTCAACGACGGTGACTATAAGCCTGAAGCTTCGACTCCTCATAAGGCCCACGCCGGTCGCGATCTGAAATCCGATGCCGTGACACCGCTGCCTGGTTCAGACGGTTGGTATTTTTTCGACGGGGCTTTAGGCGGCGGTGATAGTCCCTGTGATCCCTGCCACGGCCCCAATTCCGGCGATGATATTTTAAGCAATCACAAGAAGAACAATGCCGGCACCTTTAATGATGTAATCTTCGATAAGATTGCCACCTACAATGGCGTCATCGCGACGAGTACATACAACCCAGGTGTTAATGGCAGCTGCACCGACATCTATTGTCACTCCGCCGGAGCCCCTCGTACCGGCGATTCAACGCGTAACACCGACGCCGGTCTGGTCACGACCCCGAACTGGAATGGTGGAAACAGCGCGATTCTTGGCAAGACTCCCACTGACCGTTGCCAGACTTGCCATGGTAATGATACCGCCTCCATGAACCCTGCAGGGACGATAAACGACAACACCTGGGAGGTCCATGACGCTCATTTTAATTCGGTTGTTATCGGTACCAACTGCAACATCTGTCACGCCAACACCGCCATCGACGCGACCACCTTGACTGCCAACGCCACCGACCATCGTGCAGGCGGTCAGCACGTCAACGGTGTGCAGGATGTCGTTTACAACGCGACAATTCTATATAATGCCCTTGCTGGTGAAACTTACGATTCCAACGGCGACGGCACCTGCTCGGTCTACTGCCACGATGCGACTTCTACGACCCTTCCCGCCGGTAATGGCCTGTCCGCCGACTGGGACGTGGCTGGCGCCATGGAATGTGACTCTTGCCACGGTGGCCGACCTCTCCTTGATGGCACTGTGATTTCTTCTGGTACGCATACCCGGCACGTTTCAGATCCTTTAGGCCCTCAGCTTGACTGCTCCGATTGTCATGATACGGGTGCCGATACCGGTACCAATGCCGGTCATATCGATGGCCTGCTTACTCTCAACTCGGCATTGCTCGGGGTTCATGGCGATGGCACCCTTGTCTCCGATACCGCGGACATCTGTTTGAATTGTCATGGTTATGATGGCGAAGCGGGTGAAGTCATGCCCAAGTGGAGCGATCCAAATACAACCGACTGTGCAACCTGCCATGCCGGCAGCGCCTGCGGTGGAACTTTTGACGGCCAATCTCCGCCCCTGATGCCATGGGCCCGAACTGGCGGTCACGACCGCAAGGATGCAGATAATGGAGCCTATCCGAGCGGCTACAGGGCAGCAGAAGCTGACTGCCTGACCTGTCACGTTGACGACAGCCCCAACCACTGGGATAGAACCTCTTATGCGTCCTCTGCCGATGAGCTCGATCTGCTGCTGCTCTATAACACCGCCGGATTTGCCCCTGCACCTTACGTTGGCCAGGAAGACCAGTACTGTGCCAACTGCCACGGTGACGCACCCAGCCGAAACCATCCGACCCATGTTGCACAGAATGCAGATAATCAGAACATGGCGACCCACAAAGGCAAAAAATGCGTGGCCTGTCACAATGTTCACGGCGAAGAGTTTAATCTCACCATGATCTGGAGTTCCCCGAGCGACCAGATTCCTCACGACCAAACATCTACCGGTAAATACGCCGCCGGGAACGTTGTTTTCACCAACAGAACCGACTTTACGGGCGGTAACCAGAATTCCTACGATGAGGATGATAATTGGCCCGACGGCGTTGATAATGTCGCGATTCTGGAAAGCAACGCTGACGATATCTGTGCTGTCTGTCATAGCGTGGCCGCAGGTATAGACCATAACAACATAGATAATATAAGTAGTAATTCGAGTCATGCTAGCCTCCCTGATCAACTTGGGACAGACTGCTTTGAGTGCCATCTTGCTCATAATTCTGCAGATCCGACGGATGTTTTCAAGCCCGGAGCGGGAACGTCATGTACCGGCTGTCATGGATACCCGCCGCCAATAGGCGCCCATCTGCTGCATAGCGCTACGACCAACGATGATGGCACTGATGATCGTTCAGACTGTGCTTATTGCCATGGTGCAGACGTTCTTAGTTACACCTACGCGGTCGGCGAGTTTAATCACAACGTCAGCAGGGCTTATCGTCAGGATGTGCTCAACACCACGATCGGTTTCAACAATGCTGCAACACTTACGGACAATACGGACGATACCTGTACCAATGCCTGTCACAATACGGACCTGTCCGACGGTACCTGGGCCGGCGATGCAAACGGCCTGGATTGTGACAAGTGCCACTATTATTCCAACAGTCCGTCCGGCCCTGCCAACGACAATCATGGCAGCGTTGGTGACGGTCGCGCCGAATCGATCAGTCTCAGCCATAGCGAGCACTTTGAAGCGGGTAAAGTCTGTGGTGATTGCCACGACATGACCAGCTCAGAATACAACAGCGGCATCCTTGGTAATTCCATTCCAGGTCCGCTGGCCCATATCAATTTTAACAGTGGTGTTATCGATTCGATTGCATACTATAACGGCGCAGCACTGGCAGAACCCAACGAAGCCGGTTTTGATGAAGGCGGTGGTGTGCGCGACGTCCTCCCCGCTCTTGGTTATGATGATCTCAACACCTGTTCAAGCGCCACCACCGGCTGCCATGCTACGGGCGCAGCGGAGTGGTATACCCCCATTGATGACGGCAATGCAGGTTGCCTGCAGTGTCACACTGATACCCTCGACACCAACTTCAACCCGACCTCTGGCCTGCACAACAATACCGCGCCCCTGACGGTAACCGGTAACGCCCATGATGGCAGCTTCTACAACGGCTCCACCTTGGCCGTCCCTGCTGATTGTGTCACTTGCCACACCACGGACCCCTCCAGCGGTCACATGGATGGCAACCTGCTTGGTACGCAGGCGGTCATCGACCTGGCCATTGGCTATAACGCAACCAACCTGACCTGTAACACCAGCTGTCACCTGGCCGACAAGAACGGTACTTCATGGGCCTACAAGTGGAGCCTCACCGCCTACAGCAACGCTGGCGATGGTGCCGAGTGTCAGAATTGTCATGGCGTATGGGACGATTTCCGGGCCGGCGTCAATCACCGAGGCCAGGTTCTGGCTACTGATCCCCAACCGAAAAATACTCACGGTAACGGGACCTTGGGGTGTAAAGACTGCCATGCCCTGCAGGCTGCAACCGGTTACACCTATACTCCCCTTACGGCAGACTGGAACGACAATGATCCGGGCCAAACCGGTTTGACTGCAGAGACCAGCAACCATGGTGACGGCCTGATCACGCTCAACTATAACGGCTTTACTTTCGGTCGTGACGGAGGCACCCTCTCCGGTTGTCTCCCTTGTCACAGCCCCCAATATGACGGGATCAACCCAGGCCAGTTCTCTTTTACCACAACCAGTTGGCCATTAGACCAGGTGCTCGGTGATACCCTCGCATCGACCTGCTATCAGTGCCACGGTGGTCAGCATACCGGCCCGGCTCAAAACAGTTTCTGGCCGTATGGTGATGGCAATGAACAGAACAACGCTGAAGACAATAACTCCGGCGCGCACAACACTCATATTCTGGAACTCGCCAGGGTGGTTTACCCGTCAGATGTTGGCGCGAACGATACAGAGATGATCACTAACCTGCTTACGGACAACACTCTCCACCCAGGGACCTCCGAAGAGAAGCAGAAGGAGCTGTGTTCCTACTGTCACGTCACCCCGAACCTGGTGGGCGACTCTGGTCATAACGATGGCCTGCCGGCCGATGTTAACAACAACAACTTCTACTTTATGGTGGGTAAGACGCTTGACGGTGACGGCGTCTATTACAACAGCAGCGCCATTGTTAGCCTGCAGGACACCTGTGCCTCGATCGACTGCCATTTCAATAAGGATACAATAAACGACGTCTACGGTTGGTACGACGGCAACGACGGCGACTGCATCATGTGCCACGTCGATGTCACCGACGGTTCAGTAGTGGACTCCAACGGCGGCACCCACGTCGCCCACATGAACTCGGCGGTTCTCGGAACCACCGCAAACTTCGGCATGACGATCGCCTGTAGTGATTGCCACGGTCCCGGTACGGTTTCCTGGGATAGCAATGCACCCACAACCTCGGACGGCGTTGCACCGACCAGCAACCATATCGATGGCACCTTTGCCGTCGAAGGTGGCGACAAGATTGACGGCAGCACCTATGTCTACACCACCGATGTGGGCTGCGGCACCAACTATTGCCATAACGATGGTAACGGCGGAGCACCTGCTTATGATACCAGCCCCGACTACAGATGGGGTGTGGGCCTGACCGACTGTGATATCTGCCACGCTGATCCGCCGGCGGCAACGGCTGCGCACACGGACCACATGACCAGCACCACCTACGTGCCGGGCGGTTGTGGTGAGTGTCACACGGCTGCGGATGACATCAAACACATCGATACCAAGGTCGATTTTGGCGGCGCGATCACGGACCCGCTCAACAACAGCGGTTGGGACAACACCTGTACCAACAACTGTCATGCATCAGCACTGGGGGGCACTCTCTGGTCCAGCACGACGGTGGTGAACTGCGTCGACTGTCACGCAGGCACTTTTGTCGGCGGAAACAACTGGCGCGGCATAACAGGCAAGAACTACAATTCTGTGTCCGGTCTGCATGCCACCACGGCAAGTAATGTCACCTCACATGGAGAGAACCCGCCCGACATCTACTGTGTCGACTGCCACCTCGATTATGATGCGGCACCACCCAGCCATGTTGACACTGTCTGGGAAGATGATTTGACCAGCAACGGAGAAACCCGCTTCCTGAATTCTGCCACCATGACCTATGGCGAGCAGGCTCCCAACAGCTCGACCTGTTCCGGAACCGGAACGGCTCTCGGCAGCTGCCACAGTGATGGCGGCAACTGGTTCCGACTCTGGTCAACAGACGCCGATGTCGACTACGTCGCCAGTCCGGATCCAAGCCAGGCGGTTTGTAATGTCTGTCACGGAACCTATTCGAGCATCGCCAATTCAACAGGTTGGCGTGAGGGCACGGTCCACTTCCGATCCGGCTCCGGTGCGAACGAACTGAAGGGCGATGGCTCCCACACGCCTGATGACCCGAACCAGTGCGAAGCCTGCCATGGTTATGATTCGGCGATTTCTCACGAAGTGGCGAATACGATCACATTCTCCGGAAGTGGGACCACATTTACCCTCGCATCGGGCGCAACGGGTTGGTATTGTACCAACTGCCACGATGATCGCAGTGCCGAGGTTGCATATAATACTGGCACCCACACTTTCCTCGATTCGCTGGCGTTCCCGGCATCTATCAATTATGTGGCTGGTACAGAAACTCCCGAAGGGGGCTGCACCAGCTGCCACGGCCAAGATGAGTCCTGGCCGCTCCTGGCTTCTCGCGACGAAGCGGATTGGCCAAACCGTGACGGTAAGCACACTGAGCATGTCCACGCCATTGCTGCGCACATGGGCGCCGACAACGCCACCAACCGTGACAACACCTGTAATTACTGTCATGAGAACCATGGCGGGAGCGGCCCGACCCATGATGATTCAGCGCTTGGATATCCGGACTACATGCCTTCGGCCGACTGGGCCTTTACCGACATGTTCGGGGTTGATGATACTGATGTTATCGTCAACTACGCAAACCGTGGCTCGACAGCGGTCGCTCCTTATGAGGAAGTCACCTGTACAAACGTCAACTGTCACTTCAGTAACAGCTACACGCCGCAATGGTATGACGATGTCTATGGCCCTGAGCAGATTACAGATCTGACTTCGCACCTAGGCGATATTCCCGGCCGGATCAAGCTGACCTGGACCTCTCCGGGCGGCGACACGAACTATCCGAACACAACAGCGTACAAGTACGACGTCCGCTACAGTGATGACGGCGGTTCTGTCGACTGGAGCGCTGATTATAACTCGGCGACCAACTTTGTTGGCGGCTTGCCGATCACGTATCTGCGCGGAGAGGCAACTGAGTTGATGGTCGATAACCTGGACCCTGCCAAGAGCTACCGGTTTGAGATTAAAGCCCAGGATACTGCAGGCAACTGGTCACCGGTGTCCAATACGGCGACAGACGTACTCTCACCTGCAGCTGACCAAGTCGCTCCAGACTTCTATGGCATTGACAGTGTGAAGCGTGGTGACGAGGGCGGTGCCCTTAACCTCTGGTGGACCAACGCCGAAGACCACTCGATGTACAACATGGCGACTCTGGCTATGAAGCCGATCACCTACGACATCTGGTGGAGAGATGAAAATGTTGACGGTGACCTTGATATGGATAATCCTACTCACGGACCCCAGGTGACCGGCTTTACCGGAACCGCCTACGAGATTGAGGGCCTGGTAAATCAGGATACCTACCAGGTGGGTGTCCGTGCCTGTGACGCGGAAACACCCAAGAACTGTGATGACAATACCATCATCGTGAAAGGGACACCGACCAAGGTTCCCGACACCCCGCTCTCCATAGATATTTATACTAGCGAAGGCAGTTTGGTCATGCCGATAGATGGCATACCGGCTGGCTCGCCAACAGGGCCAACGGCATTCGGCGAAGGTGCAGCCGGGATTACCTTCTACGCTCCGGCTGCCGGCGCGGAGACCAGGTATTATGTCGACAGCTTCTCGGCTTATATTGATCCGGGGAACACCAGTCAGACCATTTACGCGCAAGCCGGGGTCTGGACTGGCAGTAGCTTTGTCAGCGGCGGGGCCATGGGTCAATCAGCCTTTTCAAAGCGTTCGCCAAAACTGGCGACATTCAAGATTGCTGATACCGGTGGCGTTATTGTGCCTAATGGCCAGTCTATTGCAGTTCGGCTAACGACAGAAACGTCGAGCGGCAATACCGCTAACGTCGAATATGGCTCGGGGACAACCGGCGGCTCAGCAACGATTGGCTCACGGTTTATCAACACCGTCCCAGCCGCCGTTACGGGGGCTGCGCAACTCAACCCGGGTGAGGCGATTGTTCAGATTTCATGGACGCCGGGTCTCCTTGATAGTGACGGATTGGACAACGCGACAGAAGACCCGATTCACTTCGATGTCTATGGGACAGACACGGGTGGCGCTCCTTACGAATACGTCATTGCCGAAGAACTCGATTTTGCCACCAACAACATTGAATGGAACACCCAGGCCGATGGCATCACCGGCGGTACCCTGGGGGTTCTGATCAGGGCCGGTGACGGCTATGAACACACGCCTGTAGAAATTCCTGTCTTGCCTCAGACAACCGCTGACCCTTGGGATTATGTCGCTCCCGATAAGATTACCGATCTGAGTGTCAGGTCGCGGCCCAAGTCGGGTACGGTCACGCTAAGGTGGACGACTCCAGGCGATGATACTTACAACAACGGTCGCGCCAGTGCCTTTGATATCCGTTATCTGGATTCCGATATTGCCCTCACTGATTACAATAGCGCAACTGTGTTTAAACGTTCGCCTGCCCCCGATTTCGGTGGCCATATCAACGAGCTCGAGGTCACCGGTTTACTCCCCGATACACCTTACTGGTTCGCGATGAAGACGATGGACGAGGCGGGTAACCTCTCTGAGAAGTCTAACATTGTCGGCCCGGTCAACGGCGGCCCTCGCTGCGGCATGTGTCATACCACCGGCCCGAGTGTTGTCGAGTCGGAAGGTAACCACAAGCTGCACGGCTACACCCTGAACGATTGCACAAAGTGTCATGGCGCGGTTTCTGCTAACTACGGCCTCGACCACCAGGATGGCCAGCTGACCATGGGTTATCTGCAGGACGGGCCTGTGACCCCAACGATCAATGGCGCCATCATCACCTACTATAATGCGAGTGGTGTCATCATGTATCAGGACACTGATGGTTTTGGCGGCTTCGGCGATGGCAGTTACAACTCGGTAGGTGTCGGAATCGACGACGGCGGTTGCTTCAACTTCGGCTCACAGGGCTTGTTCGGTTGCCACGGCCTGGCCGGCGAAGATCCCGATGGTGCTGGTAGTCAGTACCCGCTCTATAACACGCCGATCTGGCTTAAGTCTGCCAACCTGGACTGCGGTCGCTGTCACGGTAATCCGAACCGGACTACCGATCTCTACGGTCGTGATTATGACAGCACCGTGCTCTATAATGCCGTTCAGGATCAGATTATCGGTTCACCGGGCGCCGACAACCGCGGTGGCTGGGATTACAACTCCGCGAACGTAGATGAACGTAAGCATATCGGCCAGCATGAGAAGCACCTCAACTACAGCTTCCGCTTCAGCAAGGGCGACAGCTGTAACCTCTGCCATCCAGGCCATTACGATCTGAGTCAGGTGGAAGAGCTCGACGGCAAGCACGGCGACATGATCGTCGATGTGGAGCTCGATACCATCGCAGCAGGTCCCGATGCCTACTACGCTGAAGGCACTACTGGTGTAGCGGGATCTTGCGGTAATATGGACGCCTACAGGTGTCATCCTTACGATGAAACCCCTCTGTGGGATAACCAGGACAACTTCCCCTGTATCGGCTGCCACACCATGGGTGGCGTTGACAATATTTACAATATCGGTCACCTCTCGGATGAAGTCGGAAGCCTTGTAGTTGATCCTCTAGAGCAGAATAGCTACGAGGGCAACCCGGGCAACTGTACCTGGTGCCACTTTGCCGGTCATCCGCGCGATGATGTTAATGGCACTGCCCTGATCCTGCCCAACAACGCGCTGGTCGGTGTCAACTACGCGTCGGAGGGCATCCACCTGCGCAAGCAACCAGGAGGCACAGGCGGCGGGCACTCGGTTTACCAGACACAGGCTGAGCTCTGCTGGGGCTGTCACGATGCACAAACAGACCAGGTCAGTGAGTGGTATGCCGATGATGGCCCGGGCGGTACGCCGAACAATAACCTGAACACTGTTTCATTGACGGCCGGCGATTCCAACTATAACTACGGCTACCTGAACCAACTCAACTGGATTGGTGCTACCTGGACCAGTGACAAGTTCGCCTACAAGACCGGCCTCATCATGTCCACGCATTCGACCAATACGGGTGGAACCAGCTTGGTCTATAACTCAATCATTAACGATACCAATAACGGCAACACGAGTATTGATGTCTGGTCGGAAGACCTGGATACGGTTGGCAACCTGCAGTGTCACAACTGTCACGATGTCCACGACATGAACTTTGCTGAGAACGATAAGATGAACGGCCCTCCCTACCTGCGTGGCAGCTGGGTCCGTAACCCTTATCCCGAAGACGGTGCGCCGCAGTCCGGCACCGATTTTAGCGCCGGGCAGACGAACAATAATTACGGCGCCGTGCCACGCGCTGGTTCTGGCTACAATCAGTCGGGCGGCTTCCAGATCGACCAGAATAACCCGGACGCCACCAAGGGCCTGTCACTCTCTAACTCGGCCGGTATCTGTACATTGTGTCATGGCACAGTTGTCAACACCATGGACTACACCTCGGATAATGGTGGCGATGGTCTGTGGATGACTGCCGGTAAAAACGGCCACTCCAACTCGGCCCTTGGCGGTACTCCTGCTACCTCGGGGGAGGCGTCCGATATCCTTAACTTCACCAACGCCGGAGGACGGCACACGATCAGCGGTACGCCTCCGCCTGAACTGACCGCCAACTATGCCGACCCGCAGAACCCTTCGATGGGTTATCAAAGCGTGAACATCGCAGATGGCGCAACAAATCGCCAGGTGGACGGCTTCCGTTCGGTCTACAAAGGTACCTACGGCTGGTTAATTGAACCGAAGATTGATGCCAATTACGCCTACGCTTCGTATAGCTGGGGAGCAACTCAAGATAACGGGACCATCAATCAGGGGTATCATTCCTTTACCTGTTCCAAGTGCCATAACCCTCATGCTTCGCGTCTGCCGAAGTTGCTGATTACCAATTGTCTCGACACCAAGCAGAACAGTTGGGACGATGGCAAAGTTATTTCCGGCACCAGTGGCGGAGAAACTCTCTCTCCGAATGCCGACAACAATAACAAGTCGTTCTCTAACCTGACTTCGGCACAGAACTGTCACCGCCTCGGTGATCCCGCCCAGAATGGCGGTCAGGGTGGCACGGGCGGCGGCTGGAACCTGGTCACCCCGAGGCCCAAGATGCTGTAA